The Brassica oleracea var. oleracea cultivar TO1000 chromosome C6, BOL, whole genome shotgun sequence genome includes a region encoding these proteins:
- the LOC106299855 gene encoding MATE efflux family protein 5-like isoform X2, with product MESGFSLAEREEEEDNKNEKSAGMMMKKVSYMAAPMVAVYLSQYLLQVISMIMAGHLDELSLSSVAIATSLTNVTGFSLLVGFSGALETLCGQAFGAEQFRKIGSYTYSSMTCLVLICFPISLLWVYMDKLLELFHQDPLISELACRYSIWLIPALFGCALLQPMTRYFQSQGLVLPLFLSSFGTLCFHIPLCWLLVYKLRFGIVGAALSIGFSLWLNVALLWAFTRDSSLYCETRNLQAQEIFSSVKQFIYLAIPTAMMTCLEWWSFELLLLLSGLLPNSKLETSVMSICLTTSLLHYVFVDAIGAAASTHVSNELGAGNPKAARAAANAALYLGAFDASFVSITLYNYRKTWAYIFSNEIEVAQYATKITPILCLSIFVCSFTSVLSGCFVQTMVLAHVTFFTNWEQEATKVRDRVLEMTPKGNEETEVIKEDAQVLLSDISENV from the exons ATGGAAAGCGGTTTCTCCTTGGCGGAGAGAGAAGAAGAAGAAGATAACAAAAATGAGAAATCTGCAGGGATGATGATGAAGAAAGTGAGCTACATGGCTGCTCCAATGGTGGCAGTTTATCTTTCTCAGTATCTCCTTCAAGTTATCTCCATGATTATGGCCGGTCACTTGGACGAGCTCTCTCTCTCCAGCGTCGCTATTGCCACTTCTCTTACCAATGTTACTGGCTTCAGTCTCCTC GTTGGGTTTTCAGGTGCACTAGAGACATTGTGTGGTCAAGCTTTTGGAGCAGAGCAATTTAGAAAGATTGGTTCATACACTTACAGCTCAATGACATGTCTTGTCTTGATTTGTTTCCCAATCTCTCTTCTTTGGGTCTACATGGACAAACTCTTGGAGCTTTTCCACCAAGATCCTCTCATCTCTGAGTTAGCTTGTAGATACTCCATCTGGCTCATACCGGCTTTATTCGGATGCGCTCTTCTTCAGCCTATGACTCGCTATTTCCAGTCACAAGGATTGGTTCTTCCTCTCTTCTTGAGCTCTTTTGGAACTCTCTGTTTTCACATTCCCCTTTGTTGGCTTCTTGTCTATAAACTGAGGTTTGGAATCGTCGGCGCCGCTTTGTCCATCGGTTTTTCGCTTTGGTTAAACGTAGCTTTGCTCTGGGCTTTTACGAGAGACTCTTCTCTGTATTGCGAAACGAGGAATCTTCAGGCGCAAGAAATCTTCTCTAGCGTGAAGCAGTTCATCTATCTTGCGATTCCCACTGCAATGATGACTTG CTTGGAGTGGTGGTCATTTGAGCTTCTGTTACTATTGTCTGGACTCTTACCTAACTCAAAACTGGAAACATCGGTGATGTCCATATG CCTCACAACTTCACTTCTGCATTATGTTTTCGTGGATGCAATAGGTGCAGCCGCAAG CACACATGTCTCAAACGAGCTAGGAGCTGGAAACCCAAAGGCAGCTCGAGCAGCGGCTAATGCTGCACTTTACCTTGGCGCTTTTGATGCTTCCTTTGTAAGCATCACTCTTTACAACTATCGAAAAACTTGGGCGTATATCTTTAGCAATGAGATAGAAGTCGCTCAATATGCAACAAAAATCACACCGATTCTCTGCCTATCAATTTTTGTCTGCAGCTTTACCTCCGTGCTCTCAG GCTGCTTTGTCCAAACGATGGTTCTTGCTCATGTCACTTTTTTCACCAATTGGGAGCAAGAG GCAACAAAGGTGAGAGACAGGGTACTGGAGATGACACCAAAAGGAAATGAAGAAACAGAAGTTATAAAAGAGGATGCGCAAGTTTTACTAAGTGACATTTCAGAAAATGTGTAA
- the LOC106299183 gene encoding MATE efflux family protein 5-like — MESGFSLAQREEEDYKNEKSAGMMMKKVSYMAAPMVAVSVSTYLLQVISMVMAGHLDELSLSSVAIATSLTNVTGFSLLVGFSGALETLCGQAFGAEQYRKIGSYTYSSMTCLVLICFPISLLWVYMDKLLKLFHQDPLISELACRYSIWLIPALFGCALLQPMTRYFQSQGLVLPLFLSSFGALCFHIPLCWFLVYKLRFGIVGAALSIGVSLWFNVALLWVFMRDSALYRETNNLQPQEIFSSMKQYISLAIPSAMMICLEWWSFEILLLLSGLLPNSKLETSVMSICLTTSALHYVLVDAIGAAASTHVSNELGAGNPKAARAAANAALYLGAFDASFVCITLYSYRKTWAYIFSNEVEVAHYATKITPILCLSIFICSSTAVLSGIARGAGWQHIAGYASIGSYYLVGIPVGSILCFVAKLRGRGLWIGILLGCFSQTMVLALVTFFTNWEQEATKARDRVLEMTPKGNQETEIIKEDAQVLLSDISENV, encoded by the exons ATGGAAAGCGGTTTCTCCTTGGCACAGAGAGAAGAAGAAGATTACAAAAATGAGAAATCTGCAGGAATGATGATGAAGAAAGTGAGCTACATGGCTGCTCCAATGGTGGCAGTTTCTGTTTCTACGTATCTCCTTCAAGTTATCTCCATGGTTATGGCCGGTCACTTGGACGAGCTCTCTCTCTCCAGCGTCGCTATTGCAACTTCTCTTACCAACGTCACTGGCTTCAGCCTCCTC GTTGGGTTTTCAGGTGCGTTAGAGACATTATGTGGTCAAGCTTTTGGAGCAGAGCAATATAGAAAAATTGGTTCATACACTTACAGCTCAATGACATGTCTTGTCTTGATTTGTTTCCCAATCTCTCTTCTTTGGGTTTATATGGACAAACTCTTGAAACTATTCCACCAAGATCCTCTCATCTCTGAGTTAGCTTGTAGATACTCCATCTGGCTCATACCTGCTTTGTTCGGATGCGCTCTTCTTCAGCCTATGACTCGCTATTTCCAGTCACAAGGATTGGTTCTTCCTCTCTTCTTGAGCTCTTTTGGAGCTCTCTGTTTTCACATTCCCTTGTGTTGGTTTCTTGTCTATAAACTTAGATTTGGAATTGTTGGTGCCGCTTTGTCCATCGGTGTTTCGCTTTGGTTCAATGTAGCTTTGCTCTGGGTTTTTATGAGAGATTCTGCTCTGTATCGTGAAACCAATAATCTTCAGCCGCAAGAAATCTTCTCGAGCATGAAACAGTACATCTCTCTCGCGATTCCCTCTGCAATGATGATATG TTTGGAATGGTGGTCATTTGAGATTCTGTTACTATTGTCTGGACTCTTACCCAACTCAAAACTCGAAACATCGGTGATGTCCATATG CCTCACAACTTCAGCTCTGCATTACGTTTTAGTGGATGCAATAGGTGCAGCCGCAAG CACACATGTCTCAAACGAGCTAGGCGCTGGAAACCCAAAGGCAGCTCGAGCAGCGGCTAATGCTGCACTTTACCTTGGCGCTTTTGATGCTTCCTTTGTATGCATCACTCTTTACAGTTATCGAAAAACTTGGGCGTATATCTTTAGCAATGAGGTAGAAGTCGCTCACTATGCAACAAAAATCACACCGATTCTCTGCCTATCAATCTTTATCTGCAGCTCTACGGCCGTGCTCTCAG GGATTGCGAGAGGAGCAGGGTGGCAACATATAGCAGGATATGCAAGCATAGGATCATATTATCTGGTTGGTATACCTGTGGGTTCAATCTTATGTTTTGTTGCGAAATTGAGAGGGAGAGGACTTTGGATTGGTATATTGTTAGGCTGCTTTTCCCAAACGATGGTTCTTGCTCTTGTCACTTTTTTCACCAATTGGGAGCAAGAG GCAACGAAGGCGAGGGATAGAGTATTGGAGATGACACCTAAAGGAAACCAAGAAACAGAAATCATAAAAGAGGATGCGCAAGTTCTACTAAGCGATATTTCAGAAAATGTGTAA
- the LOC106296564 gene encoding LOW QUALITY PROTEIN: MATE efflux family protein 5 (The sequence of the model RefSeq protein was modified relative to this genomic sequence to represent the inferred CDS: inserted 4 bases in 2 codons), producing MEDPLLVNYKKEEVDKIRWEKLKKVASMAAPMVVVNISQTLLQATSTMIVGHKSDLXLAGIALASSIANVTGFSLLSGLASALETLCGQAFGARQYEKLGSYTFTSIVSLLIMCFPISLLWIFMKNLLLLFHQDPEISEIASVYCXWLIPALFGYSVLQSLIRYFQTQSLIFPMVLCFHVPVCWVLVYTLGLGTKGAALSISLSYWLNAVFLWFFMRRSQVCEGKCVFISMEAFGQMRTFFSLAVPSALMICLEWSAFEILILISGVLPNSKLETSVISMCVTSSSLHYNLASAIGAAASTNVANELGAGNLVAAKASAFVAIMIAAVESSSVSFALFMSSNIWGYAYSNVPEVIHYAAEITPVLCISIVMDSLSASLTGVVRGSGKQKTGAYVNIAAFYIIGIPIGLLFCFMLAFKVKGLWIGVLTGCTVQTITLFTTFTKWTSMVTEVSTV from the exons ATGGAAGATCCATTACTGGTAAATTACAAGAAAGAAGAAGTAGATAAGATAAGATGGGAGAAGTTGAAGAAAGTGGCATCCATGGCGGCTCCCATGGTGGTGGTAAACATATCTCAAACCCTTCTTCAAGCCACTTCTACAATGATTGTTGGCCACAAAAGCGATCT TCTAGCTGGAATTGCTCTCGCCAGCTCCATCGCTAATGTAACCGGCTTCAGTCTCCTC TCTGGTCTAGCGAGCGCATTAGAAACATTATGTGGTCAAGCCTTTGGAGCTCGTCAGTACGAGAAACTCGGTTCCTATACTTTCACTTCCATTGTTTCTCTCCTCATCATGTGTTTCCCAATCTCTCTTTTATGGATTTTCATGAAGAATCTTTTGTTGTTGTTTCATCAAGACCCCGAAATATCAGAGATAGCTTCTGTTTACTG CTGGCTCATACCAGCTTTATTCGGATACTCTGTACTTCAGTCGTTGATTCGCTACTTCCAAACACAAAGCTTGATTTTTCCTATGGTTCTGTGTTTCCACGTGCCGGTTTGTTGGGTTTTGGTTTACACTTTAGGGCTTGGAACCAAAGGTGCAGCTTTATCTATTAGCCTTTCGTATTGGCTCAATGCGGTTTTCCTCTGGTTTTTCATGAGACGTTCTCAAGTCTGCGAAGGAAAATGCGTTTTTATATCGATGGAAGCGTTTGGTCAGATGAGGACCTTCTTCTCCTTAGCGGTTCCTTCTGCTTTGATGATTTGTCTTGAATGGTCGGCTTTCGAAATTTTGATTCTAATTTCCGGAGTTTTACCCAACTCAAAGCTGGAGACATCTGTGATTTCCATGTG CGTGACATCATCTTCTTTGCACTACAATCTAGCATCTGCGATCGGTGCGGCCGCAAG CACAAATGTGGCCAACGAACTAGGAGCTGGAAACCTAGTCGCGGCTAAAGCTTCTGCGTTTGTTGCAATCATGATTGCAGCTGTTGAATCTTCTTCCGTAAGCTTTGCTCTGTTCATGTCAAGCAACATTTGGGGCTACGCTTATAGTAACGTCCCTGAAGTGATTCACTACGCTGCAGAAATCACACCGGTTCTCTGCATTTCCATTGTCATGGACAGCTTGTCAGCTTCACTAACCG GGGTTGTGAGAGGAAGTGGTAAGCAGAAGACGGGAGCTTACGTGAATATCGCTGCGTTTTATATCATTGGTATTCCAATAGGACTTCTGTTCTGCTTTATGCTTGCCTTCAAAGTCAAAGGTCTCTGGATTGGAGTTCTCACTGGATGCACTGTGCAAACTATCACCTTGTTTACTACATTCACAAAATGGACCAGTATGGTAACTGAGGTCTCGACCGTTTAA
- the LOC106298302 gene encoding cyclin-dependent kinase D-2, giving the protein MSKSGGNQPVDRYLRRQVLGEGTYGVVYKATDTKTGKTVAVKKIRLGNQKEGVNFTALREIKLLKELNHPHIVELIDAFPHDGSLHLVFEYMQTDLEAVIRDRNIFLSPGDIKSYMLMTLKGLAYCHKKWVLHRDMKPNNLLIGENGLLKLADFGLARVFGSPNRRFTHQVFATWYRAPELLFGSRQYGAGVDVWAAGCIFAELLLRRPFLPGSTEIDQLGKIFQAFGTPTQSQWSDMIYLPEYMEFSYTPAPPLRTIFPMASDDALDLLSKMFIYDPRQRITIQQALDHRYFSSSPSPTEPGKLQIPASKGDALEPKASEQNNQHGNSPAVLSPPGKMRRVMGPEG; this is encoded by the exons ATGTCGAAATCGGGCGGAAACCAACCCGTAGATCGATACCTAAGACGCCAAGTGCTCGGAGAAGGAACATACGGCGTCGTTTACAAAGCCACCGACACCAAG ACTGGTAAGACCGTAGCAGTGAAGAAGATCAGGTTAGGAAACCAGAAAGAAGGCGTCAATTTCACGGCCCTTAGGGAGATCAAGCTCCTAAAAGAGCTGAACCATCCCCACATCGTCGAGCTCATCGACGCGTTTCCTCACGACGGGAGCTTGCATCTGGTTTTCGAGTATATGCAGACGGATTTGGAAGCTGTGATTCGTGACCGTAACATTTTTCTTTCTCCTGGTGATATCAAGTCTTATATGTTGATGACCCTCAAAGGTTTAGCTTATTGTCACAAGAAATGGGTTCTTCATAG GGATATGAAGCCTAATAATCTACTGATTGGAGAGAATGGTCTGTTGAAGTTAGCTGATTTCGGCTTGGCGAGAGTGTTTGGGAGTCCGAATCGGAGGTTTACTCATCAG GTATTTGCGACGTGGTACAGAGCCCCCGAGTTGCTGTTTGGGAGTAGACAGTATGGTGCAGGAGTTGATGTCTGGGCTGCAGGCTGTATCTTTGCTGAGCTATTACTTCGTCGACCCTTTCTACCT GGTTCCACTGAGATAGATCAACTGGGAAAGATCTTTCAAGCTTTTGGAACTCCAACACAATCCCAATGGTCTGACATGATCTATCTCCCAGAGTACATGGAGTTCTCCTACACACCTGCTCCACCACTACGTACCATTTTCCCTATGGCAAGCGACGACGCTTTGGATCTTCTATCCAAAATGTTCATCTACGACCCACGACAACGGATCACCATACAGCAAGCTTTAGACCACAG GTATTTCTCGTCTTCTCCATCACCAACTGAGCCAGGGAAGCTTCAGATTCCAGCTTCGAAAGGAGACGCCCTCGAACCAAAGGCATCTGAGCAAAACAACCAACACGGAAACAGCCCAGCCGTGCTATCACCTCCTGGAAAAATGAGGAGAGTGATGGGTCCTGAGGGATAA
- the LOC106299098 gene encoding keratin, type II cytoskeletal I translates to MKSDKLWSRSPVVKTGKSELPVIRFIRGYLEKIKDITGGPGVGGGLGCGAGLGIGLTGGLGLDASEGLNHSNVVFGIGMGCGIGLGFGYGFGVGGGINFDDIGDYLTYEKSSGSKSGSGKGFFFN, encoded by the coding sequence ATGAAGTCAGATAAGCTCTGGAGTCGATCACCAGTCGTCAAAACCGGAAAATCCGAGTTGCCGGTTATCAGATTCATCCGTGGATACCTCGAGAAAATCAAGGACATAACCGGCGGTCCAGGAGTTGGCGGCGGTTTAGGCTGCGGAGCTGGGCTCGGTATCGGTCTAACCGGCGGGCTCGGGTTAGACGCTTCTGAAGGGCTGAACCATAGCAATGTGGTGTTTGGAATCGGAATGGGTTGCGGTATCGGGTTGGGGTTTGGGTACGGATTTGGAGTTGGCGGCGGAATCAATTTCGATGACATTGGAGATTATTTGACCTATGAGAAAAGCTCCGGTTCAAAGTCCGGGTCTGGTAAAGGATTTTTTTTCAATTGA
- the LOC106299180 gene encoding probable histone chaperone ASF1A: MSAINITNVSVLDNPAPFVSPFQFEISYECLTSLQDDLEWKLVYVGSAEDETYDQTLESVLVGPVNVGNYRFVLQADPPDPSKIREEDIIGVTVLLLTCSYMGQEFLRVGYYVNNDYEDEQLREEPPAKVLLDKVQRNILSDKPRVTKFPINFHPEDEQTPAAADPPPLTEQYDEQQPDDKGGEAQVLPDQLPKPHES, translated from the exons ATGAGTGCGATCAATATCACAAACGTCAGCGTATTGGATAATCCAGCGCCATTTGTGAGCCCTTTTCAGTTCGAGATTTCCTACGAGTGCTTGACTTCTCTCCAAGACG ATTTGGAATGGAAACTTGTCTACGTAGGCTCCGCGGAAGATGAGACTTATGATCAAACTCTAGAGAGTGTGCTTGTGGGGCCTGTTAACGTTGGCAACTACCGCTTTGTCTTGCAG GCTGATCCTCCAGATCCATCAAAGATCCGGGAGGAAGACATCATCGGTGTCACTGTGCTACTGTTGACATGTTCGTACATGGGTCAAGAATTCTTGAGAGTTGGATATTACGTGAACAATGACTATGAAGATGAGCAGCTCAGGGAAGAGCCTCCAGCTAAGGTTTTGCTCGATAAAGTCCAGAGGAACATACTCTCTGACAAACCTAGAGTCACTAAATTCCCTATCAATTTTCATCCTGAAGACGAGCAGACTCCTGCTGCTGCAGATCCTCCTCCTCTTACTGAACAATATGATGAACAACAACCTGATGACAAGGGTGGTGAAGCTCAAGTTTTGCCTGATCAGCTACCAAAACCTCATGAATCATGA
- the LOC106298743 gene encoding beta-D-xylosidase 3-like produces the protein MSYHRQTRGNRALPSVSTLLLSILFFISKPSNAQSSSPVFACDVITNPSLAGYGFCNTGLKAEARVTDLVGRLTLVEKIGFLVSKATGVSRLGIPDYNWWSEALHGVSDVGGGSSFTGLVPGATSFPQVILTAASFNVSLFQAIGKVVSTEARAMYNVGAAGLTFWSPNVNIFRDPRWGRGQETPGEDPTLVSKYAVAYVKGLQGTDGGDPNRLKVAACCKHYTAYDVDNWKDVNRYTFNSVVNQQDMDDTFQPPFRSCVVDGNVASVMCSYNQVNGKPTCADPDLLSGVIRGQWKLNGYIVSDCDSVEVIYASQHYTKTPEEAVAKSMLAGLDLNCDHFTGQHAMGAVDAGLVNESDVDTAISNNFATLMRLGFFDGDPKKQPYGNLGPQDVCTAENQELAREAARQGIVLLKNSDGSLPFSPFAIKTVAVIGPNANVTDTMIGNYHGVPCKYTTPLQGLVETVSATYQKGCPNVACTEADIDSAASLAGSADAVVLVMGTDLSIEREDHDRLDLLLPGKQQQLVTEVAKAAKGPVVLVIMSGGGLDVTFAKNDKKITSIMWVGFPGQAGGLAIADVIFGRHNPSGRLPMTWYPQSYVENLPMSNMNMRPDNSAGYPGRSYRFYTGETVYSFGDGISYTQFHHRLIRAPGFVSLRLDASHPCRSSKCLSVDATGTYCGKTVEVQLKVRNAGIREGSHTVFLFMTPPAVHRSPVKHLVTFEKVLLGRTEKAVVRFELDVCKDLSVVDETGKRKIALGEHVLHVGSLKYSLYITI, from the exons ATGAGTTATCATCGGCAAACAAGAGGAAACAGAGCACTCCCCTCTGTTTCCACACTTCTCCTCAGTATTCTCTTCTTCATCTCCAAGCCATCTAACGCCCAATCTTCTTCTCCAGTGTTCGCATGTGACGTCATCACAAACCCTTCTCTAGCCGGTTACGGATTCTGCAACACGGGTTTGAAGGCCGAAGCCAGAGTCACCGATCTCGTCGGAAGATTAACGTTGGTGGAGAAAATCGGGTTTCTTGTGAGCAAAGCTACCGGCGTGAGCCGTCTTGGGATTCCAGATTATAACTGGTGGTCGGAGGCACTTCACGGTGTCTCTGATGTCGGAGGTGGTTCTAGTTTTACCGGTCTAGTCCCTGGTGCCACTAGCTTCCCTCAAGTCATACTCACCGCTGCTTCCTTCAACGTATCTCTCTTCCAAGCCATTGGCAAG GTTGTGTCGACGGAGGCGAGGGCAATGTACAACGTTGGAGCAGCTGGATTAACGTTTTGGTCACCAAATGTAAACATATTCCGTGACCCGAGATGGGGAAGAGGTCAAGAGACCCCTGGCGAGGACCCGACGCTCGTAAGCAAATACGCGGTGGCTTATGTTAAAGGTCTTCAGGGTACTGACGGTGGAGATCCTAACCGTCTAAAAGTTGCCGCTTGCTGTAAACACTACACCGCCTACGATGTTGATAACTGGAAAGACGTCAATCGTTACACTTTCAACTCCGTG GTGAACCAACAAGATATGGATGATACATTTCAACCACCGTTTAGGAGCTGTGTGGTTGATGGAAATGTGGCTAGTGTCATGTGTTCTTACAACCAAGTTAACGGTAAACCGACATGCGCTGATCCTGACCTGCTTTCTGGTGTGATTCGCGGTCAATGGAAGTTAAATGG GTACATTGTTTCGGATTGTGATTCAGTAGAAGTGATATATGCGAGCCAGCACTACACCAAGACTCCAGAAGAAGCTGTTGCCAAATCTATGTTGGCAGGTTTGGATTTGAATTGTGATCATTTCACTGGTCAACACGCAATGGGTGCGGTCGATGCCGGTTTGGTAAACGAATCAGATGTTGACACTGCAATTTCAAACAACTTCGCGACTTTGATGCGTTTAGGATTCTTCGATGGTGACCCCAAGAAGCAGCCCTACGGCAATCTTGGTCCTCAGGACGTTTGCACAGCTGAGAACCAAGAACTCGCTAGAGAAGCGGCAAGACAAGGCATTGTGCTACTCAAGAACTCTGATGGCTCGCTTCCGTTCTCACCTTTTGCGATTAAGACGGTAGCAGTTATTGGACCAAACGCTAATGTCACCGATACAATGATCGGAAACTACCACG GCGTACCGTGCAAGTACACAACACCACTTCAAGGACTAGTGGAAACGGTGTCGGCTACGTATCAGAAGGGCTGTCCTAACGTGGCGTGCACAGAGGCGGATATAGATTCAGCTGCTTCTTTAGCGGGTTCAGCTGATGCGGTTGTGCTAGTGATGGGAACAGATCTATCCATTGAAAGAGAGGACCATGACCGACTCGACTTGCTCCTTCCCGGAAAACAACAACAGCTTGTGACTGAGGTGGCTAAGGCTGCGAAAGGACCGGTGGTGCTAGTCATCATGTCCGGTGGAGGATTAGACGTTACTTTCGCCAAGAACGACAAGAAGATCACAAGCATCATGTGGGTCGGGTTTCCTGGTCAAGCCGGTGGTCTCGCCATTGCTGACGTCATCTTTGGTCGTCATAATCCGA GCGGAAGATTGCCGATGACGTGGTATCCTCAGTCGTACGTGGAAAACCTTCCGATGTCAAACATGAACATGAGACCCGATAACTCTGCCGGGTATCCGGGTCGAAGTTATCGATTCTACACCGGAGAAACAGTGTACAGCTTCGGAGACGGCATCAGCTACACTCAGTTCCACCACCGGCTTATCAGAGCTCCAGGGTTCGTCTCCCTCAGACTTGATGCGAGCCACCCTTGCAGGTCTTCAAAGTGCCTATCGGTGGACGCGACTGGAACGTACTGCGGGAAGACCGTGGAAGTCCAGCTTAAAGTAAGGAATGCGGGAATCAGAGAAGGAAGCCACACAGTGTTTCTGTTCATGACGCCACCGGCTGTGCACAGGTCGCCGGTTAAGCATCTGGTGACGTTCGAGAAGGTGCTTCTCGGGAGGACGGAAAAGGCGGTGGTGAGGTTTGAGTTGGATGTGTGTAAGGATCTGAGTGTGGTTGATGAAACAGGGAAGAGGAAGATTGCTTTGGGGGAACATGTTCTCCATGTCGGAAGCTTGAAGTACTCCCTGTACATTACGATCTGA
- the LOC106299855 gene encoding MATE efflux family protein 5-like isoform X1: MESGFSLAEREEEEDNKNEKSAGMMMKKVSYMAAPMVAVYLSQYLLQVISMIMAGHLDELSLSSVAIATSLTNVTGFSLLVGFSGALETLCGQAFGAEQFRKIGSYTYSSMTCLVLICFPISLLWVYMDKLLELFHQDPLISELACRYSIWLIPALFGCALLQPMTRYFQSQGLVLPLFLSSFGTLCFHIPLCWLLVYKLRFGIVGAALSIGFSLWLNVALLWAFTRDSSLYCETRNLQAQEIFSSVKQFIYLAIPTAMMTCLEWWSFELLLLLSGLLPNSKLETSVMSICLTTSLLHYVFVDAIGAAASTHVSNELGAGNPKAARAAANAALYLGAFDASFVSITLYNYRKTWAYIFSNEIEVAQYATKITPILCLSIFVCSFTSVLSGIARGVGWQSIAGYASIGSYYLVGIPVGSILCFVAKLRGRGLWIGILIGCFVQTMVLAHVTFFTNWEQEATKVRDRVLEMTPKGNEETEVIKEDAQVLLSDISENV, translated from the exons ATGGAAAGCGGTTTCTCCTTGGCGGAGAGAGAAGAAGAAGAAGATAACAAAAATGAGAAATCTGCAGGGATGATGATGAAGAAAGTGAGCTACATGGCTGCTCCAATGGTGGCAGTTTATCTTTCTCAGTATCTCCTTCAAGTTATCTCCATGATTATGGCCGGTCACTTGGACGAGCTCTCTCTCTCCAGCGTCGCTATTGCCACTTCTCTTACCAATGTTACTGGCTTCAGTCTCCTC GTTGGGTTTTCAGGTGCACTAGAGACATTGTGTGGTCAAGCTTTTGGAGCAGAGCAATTTAGAAAGATTGGTTCATACACTTACAGCTCAATGACATGTCTTGTCTTGATTTGTTTCCCAATCTCTCTTCTTTGGGTCTACATGGACAAACTCTTGGAGCTTTTCCACCAAGATCCTCTCATCTCTGAGTTAGCTTGTAGATACTCCATCTGGCTCATACCGGCTTTATTCGGATGCGCTCTTCTTCAGCCTATGACTCGCTATTTCCAGTCACAAGGATTGGTTCTTCCTCTCTTCTTGAGCTCTTTTGGAACTCTCTGTTTTCACATTCCCCTTTGTTGGCTTCTTGTCTATAAACTGAGGTTTGGAATCGTCGGCGCCGCTTTGTCCATCGGTTTTTCGCTTTGGTTAAACGTAGCTTTGCTCTGGGCTTTTACGAGAGACTCTTCTCTGTATTGCGAAACGAGGAATCTTCAGGCGCAAGAAATCTTCTCTAGCGTGAAGCAGTTCATCTATCTTGCGATTCCCACTGCAATGATGACTTG CTTGGAGTGGTGGTCATTTGAGCTTCTGTTACTATTGTCTGGACTCTTACCTAACTCAAAACTGGAAACATCGGTGATGTCCATATG CCTCACAACTTCACTTCTGCATTATGTTTTCGTGGATGCAATAGGTGCAGCCGCAAG CACACATGTCTCAAACGAGCTAGGAGCTGGAAACCCAAAGGCAGCTCGAGCAGCGGCTAATGCTGCACTTTACCTTGGCGCTTTTGATGCTTCCTTTGTAAGCATCACTCTTTACAACTATCGAAAAACTTGGGCGTATATCTTTAGCAATGAGATAGAAGTCGCTCAATATGCAACAAAAATCACACCGATTCTCTGCCTATCAATTTTTGTCTGCAGCTTTACCTCCGTGCTCTCAG GGATTGCTAGAGGAGTAGGGTGGCAAAGTATAGCAGGATATGCAAGCATAGGATCATATTATCTAGTTGGTATACCGGTTGGTTCAATCTTATGTTTTGTTGCGAAATTGAGAGGGAGAGGACTTTGGATTGGTATTTTGATAGGCTGCTTTGTCCAAACGATGGTTCTTGCTCATGTCACTTTTTTCACCAATTGGGAGCAAGAG GCAACAAAGGTGAGAGACAGGGTACTGGAGATGACACCAAAAGGAAATGAAGAAACAGAAGTTATAAAAGAGGATGCGCAAGTTTTACTAAGTGACATTTCAGAAAATGTGTAA